A genomic region of Deinococcus sp. KSM4-11 contains the following coding sequences:
- a CDS encoding DNA translocase FtsK, with protein sequence MAKARAKSAPPVSRFDGEALGLVLFALGIFLAVTVLMGAGDPVPGRSTVSLMAEARAALLTWLGWGAYLLPLVPVAYGVLVFLGRDLRNLTRRVTGGVIVVLSAMAAHDVVEPGRAGQLVELVMAPLFRAMSYMAVIVPVVTFTLGAELMLRLSPLFVLKGVFRKVSVLLGGASAGVQGVIEARQEGQGAARARSEARQTLSAQARELDALRRLYPDSKELRAQHEELRATQRSVRSLDEAGLKHLDRDLAAWREVTKTFVGNAGRDLRDLVAGEAPEAGANVEALANDLRAGRHELCVELPSTLASGTLERLRRSMVMDLQRLAGRAGKLERERKLSEKALGKADTGILTREWPAHRERVEGWQALTSEFIVWQERAVKYAGWPELAAAFDRAPTEVADVLASALAADPDGTLGDAEEWQARLARAQEEALRRAEAMSMPRDPAPPRLDFDFSGGLDAGTEPVPQAPVAFGGLSRFDSSPSAIAVLPAQRQVSPGESASALDPFHGWEDEDLPFGPGGSETPMPDVPATLEPVPPRKVTPLLGSGGVQAKAPKSPAGAPWDEDSEDDVAELAMRPAVGALPLALPGYDLLDPVPLVGANSAQLDMAARQRAGLIDETLRHFNLQARVVDFARGPTVTRYEIEPAPGEKISRIASLSNDLARALAVGGVRVEAPVPGKSVIGLEVPNTDREPVTFHQAAAAPSFRATRARLPVILGKSIDGELMVGDLAKMPHLLVAGSTGSGKSVCVNTLITSLLFKYLPTELRFLMIDPKMVELTPYDGIPHLVRSVVTNPVDAAGVLLGAVAHMERRYKMMSQVGAKNLEQFNAKMRQTGDVELPHLVIIIDELADLMITSPKEVESAIMRLAQMARATGMHLILATQRPSVDILTSLIKVNVPARIAFAVSSSHDSRTILDAMGAERLTGMGDMLYYQPGLVKPLRLQGPYISELESVRITEELRRQVFEDVFVETYGADFEGGIEASGPTTDRSNMDFSDPLLRQAAQICIEEGQGSVSRLQRRLSVGHARAGKLMDLLEAMGIVSKHQGSKPRDVLVTEADLPDYFGK encoded by the coding sequence ATGGCGAAAGCTCGTGCGAAAAGCGCACCCCCGGTCAGCCGCTTCGACGGTGAGGCACTTGGGCTTGTTCTGTTCGCCCTCGGTATTTTCCTGGCCGTGACCGTCCTGATGGGTGCCGGCGATCCTGTGCCGGGCCGCAGCACGGTGAGCCTCATGGCAGAGGCGCGCGCGGCCCTGCTGACGTGGCTGGGCTGGGGAGCCTATCTGCTGCCGCTGGTGCCCGTGGCGTACGGCGTGCTGGTGTTCCTGGGGCGCGACCTGCGGAACCTGACGCGCCGCGTGACGGGTGGCGTGATCGTCGTGCTGTCGGCCATGGCGGCACACGATGTGGTCGAGCCTGGCAGGGCCGGTCAGCTGGTGGAACTGGTGATGGCGCCACTGTTCCGGGCGATGAGTTATATGGCGGTCATCGTGCCAGTGGTGACGTTCACGCTCGGAGCGGAATTGATGCTGCGGCTGTCTCCCCTGTTCGTTCTCAAGGGCGTGTTCAGAAAGGTCAGCGTGCTGCTGGGCGGCGCGAGTGCCGGTGTGCAGGGCGTGATCGAGGCGCGGCAGGAGGGCCAGGGAGCCGCGCGGGCGCGGAGCGAGGCGCGGCAGACCCTCAGTGCCCAGGCACGTGAGCTAGACGCCCTACGCCGGCTCTATCCGGACTCGAAGGAGCTCCGCGCGCAGCACGAGGAGCTGCGGGCCACCCAGCGGAGCGTCCGATCGCTGGACGAGGCTGGACTCAAGCACCTCGACCGGGATCTGGCGGCGTGGCGGGAGGTCACGAAGACCTTCGTGGGAAATGCGGGTCGGGATCTGCGGGATCTGGTGGCGGGCGAAGCGCCGGAGGCAGGAGCCAACGTCGAAGCGCTCGCGAACGATCTGCGCGCGGGCCGGCACGAGCTGTGCGTGGAATTGCCGAGCACTTTGGCCAGCGGCACCCTGGAGCGGCTGCGCCGCTCGATGGTCATGGATCTGCAGCGTCTGGCCGGCCGCGCAGGCAAACTGGAGCGCGAACGCAAGCTGTCCGAGAAGGCGCTCGGGAAGGCCGACACGGGCATCCTGACGCGCGAATGGCCCGCGCACCGGGAACGCGTGGAGGGCTGGCAGGCGCTTACCTCGGAGTTCATCGTGTGGCAGGAGCGGGCGGTGAAATATGCAGGCTGGCCGGAACTCGCGGCCGCCTTCGACCGGGCACCCACGGAGGTGGCGGACGTACTGGCGAGCGCGCTGGCCGCCGATCCGGATGGCACGCTGGGCGACGCGGAGGAGTGGCAGGCCCGGCTGGCCCGCGCGCAGGAGGAAGCCCTGCGCCGGGCGGAGGCCATGAGCATGCCGCGCGACCCGGCACCGCCGCGTCTCGATTTCGATTTTTCCGGTGGACTGGACGCTGGCACGGAGCCTGTGCCTCAGGCGCCGGTCGCCTTCGGCGGGCTGTCCAGGTTCGACAGTTCCCCAAGCGCGATCGCCGTACTCCCGGCCCAGCGTCAGGTATCGCCCGGCGAGTCTGCCAGCGCCCTCGACCCATTCCACGGTTGGGAGGACGAAGATCTCCCCTTCGGCCCGGGGGGTTCGGAGACCCCGATGCCGGATGTCCCAGCTACCCTGGAGCCCGTTCCTCCACGGAAGGTCACGCCCTTGCTGGGCAGCGGCGGCGTGCAGGCGAAGGCGCCGAAGTCTCCAGCTGGCGCACCGTGGGACGAGGATTCCGAAGACGACGTCGCTGAACTTGCCATGCGGCCTGCCGTCGGCGCGCTCCCGCTAGCCCTGCCCGGCTACGACCTGCTCGATCCGGTACCGCTCGTGGGGGCGAACTCCGCCCAGCTCGACATGGCGGCACGACAACGGGCCGGGCTAATTGACGAGACCCTGCGGCACTTCAATCTGCAGGCCCGCGTGGTCGATTTCGCGCGCGGCCCTACGGTCACCCGCTACGAGATCGAACCTGCGCCGGGTGAGAAGATCAGCCGCATCGCCAGTCTCAGCAACGATCTGGCCCGCGCGCTGGCCGTGGGGGGCGTGCGTGTGGAGGCCCCGGTGCCCGGCAAGAGCGTGATCGGCCTGGAAGTGCCCAATACCGACCGTGAACCCGTGACCTTCCACCAGGCGGCGGCCGCCCCGTCGTTCCGGGCCACACGGGCGCGGCTGCCGGTGATTCTGGGCAAGAGCATCGACGGGGAACTGATGGTCGGAGACCTGGCGAAGATGCCGCACCTGCTGGTCGCGGGCAGCACCGGCAGCGGGAAGTCGGTGTGCGTGAACACCCTGATCACCTCGCTGCTGTTCAAGTACCTGCCGACCGAACTGCGCTTCCTGATGATCGACCCGAAAATGGTCGAACTGACGCCCTACGACGGCATTCCACACCTGGTACGGAGCGTCGTCACGAATCCGGTCGACGCGGCGGGTGTGCTGCTGGGCGCCGTGGCGCACATGGAACGGCGCTACAAGATGATGTCCCAGGTCGGCGCGAAGAACCTGGAGCAGTTCAACGCGAAGATGCGCCAGACGGGCGACGTGGAACTGCCGCACCTCGTCATCATCATCGACGAGCTTGCGGACTTAATGATCACAAGTCCCAAGGAGGTCGAGTCCGCGATCATGCGCCTCGCGCAGATGGCCCGCGCGACCGGCATGCACCTGATTCTGGCGACCCAGCGGCCCAGCGTGGACATCCTGACCAGCCTGATCAAGGTGAACGTCCCGGCGCGCATCGCCTTCGCGGTGAGCAGCAGCCACGATTCGCGCACGATCCTGGACGCCATGGGGGCCGAGCGCCTGACCGGTATGGGCGACATGTTGTACTACCAGCCGGGCCTAGTCAAACCGTTGCGGTTGCAGGGGCCGTACATCAGTGAACTGGAATCGGTGCGGATCACCGAGGAGTTACGGCGGCAGGTGTTCGAAGACGTATTCGTCGAGACCTACGGCGCGGACTTCGAGGGCGGCATCGAGGCCTCCGGCCCCACGACCGATCGGTCGAACATGGATTTCAGCGATCCCCTACTAAGGCAGGCCGCGCAGATCTGTATTGAGGAGGGCCAGGGCAGTGTGTCCCGACTGCAGCGGCGCCTGTCAGTCGGTCATGCCCGCGCAGGCAAACTGATGGATCTGCTCGAGGCCATGGGCATCGTCAGCAAGCACCAGGGCAGCAAACCACGCGACGTGCTGGTCACCGAGGCGGATCTACCGGACTACTTCGGGAAGTAG
- a CDS encoding Mov34/MPN/PAD-1 family protein: MTLHLPAALIEALWAHADREAPNECVGVIGGTSEGKSLHATALYPLVNIASRPDFEYLADPGRLLRALKAMDADGQHLVALYHSHPSGPAWPSQTDTRLAVYPVPHIIADLRSRTLQAFRLPEGELVPVRTTV; the protein is encoded by the coding sequence GTGACCCTCCACCTTCCGGCCGCCCTGATCGAAGCGCTCTGGGCGCACGCTGACCGGGAAGCACCGAACGAATGCGTGGGCGTGATCGGCGGCACTAGCGAGGGCAAGAGCCTGCACGCCACCGCGCTCTACCCCCTCGTGAATATCGCCTCGAGACCCGACTTCGAGTACCTTGCGGATCCCGGTCGCCTGCTCCGTGCCCTGAAGGCCATGGACGCCGATGGCCAGCACCTCGTCGCCCTGTACCACAGTCACCCGAGCGGCCCCGCCTGGCCGAGCCAGACGGACACCCGCCTGGCCGTCTACCCCGTACCCCACATCATCGCGGATCTTCGGAGCCGAACCCTCCAGGCGTTCCGGCTGCCAGAAGGTGAACTGGTGCCAGTGCGCACCACTGTTTGA
- a CDS encoding type II secretion system F family protein produces the protein MPVFEYRVRDRSGKVLKSQMEADSLAQVRDALRAKNLMIVEIKPPKAGLSADVKIPFLSDRPPSLKQVAIFSKQLATLINAGVPLVQSLAILQRQLEHKGFQDIVKAMRTDVESGTPLSETLVKYPKLFNRLYVNLVRAGETSGTLDAVLERIADFQEKDLALRGKIKSALTYPVIVLVFALLITYFLLTTIVPQFAGILAQLNAPLPTITKVLMATSNFLQHGTLYIVVIGAAVTFLYRWYYATPKGRHIIDEIKLRIPIFGNLLKKSAIASFARTFGLLISSGVNIIESLEITKGTANNAIVEEAIENAKNVVMVGDQMSSSLATSKIFPPMVVSMVAIGEETGSLDSMLDKVGDFYDREVDEAVEGMTAAIEPIMIVFLGGIVGTIVAGMFLPMFSIIGTLSK, from the coding sequence ATGCCTGTCTTCGAATACCGTGTGCGCGACCGCTCCGGGAAGGTGCTGAAATCTCAGATGGAGGCCGATTCGCTGGCCCAGGTGCGAGACGCCCTGCGCGCGAAGAACCTCATGATCGTCGAGATCAAGCCGCCGAAGGCCGGCCTGAGCGCCGATGTCAAGATTCCTTTCCTGAGTGACCGGCCTCCCAGTCTCAAGCAGGTGGCGATCTTCAGCAAGCAGCTGGCCACGCTGATCAATGCGGGCGTGCCGCTGGTGCAGTCCCTCGCGATCCTGCAGCGTCAGCTGGAGCACAAGGGCTTCCAGGACATCGTGAAGGCCATGCGAACCGACGTGGAGAGCGGCACCCCCCTGAGCGAGACGCTCGTCAAGTACCCAAAGCTGTTCAACCGGCTATATGTCAACCTCGTCCGGGCGGGCGAAACCAGCGGTACCCTGGACGCCGTTCTCGAACGGATTGCCGACTTTCAGGAAAAGGATCTCGCTCTGCGCGGCAAGATCAAGAGTGCACTGACGTACCCCGTGATCGTGTTGGTTTTCGCCCTCCTGATTACCTACTTCTTGCTGACAACGATCGTTCCGCAGTTCGCCGGGATTTTGGCACAGCTTAACGCTCCTCTGCCCACGATTACGAAGGTTTTGATGGCCACCTCCAACTTCCTTCAGCACGGCACTCTGTACATTGTCGTCATTGGAGCCGCCGTGACGTTCCTGTATCGCTGGTACTACGCGACCCCCAAAGGGCGGCACATCATAGATGAAATCAAGCTGCGTATTCCTATCTTCGGTAATCTACTGAAGAAAAGCGCCATCGCCTCCTTTGCTCGCACGTTCGGCCTGCTGATCAGCTCTGGCGTCAACATCATCGAGAGTCTCGAGATCACCAAGGGCACCGCCAACAACGCGATCGTCGAGGAAGCCATCGAAAATGCGAAGAACGTGGTCATGGTTGGGGATCAGATGAGTTCCAGCCTGGCCACCAGCAAGATTTTTCCGCCCATGGTGGTCAGCATGGTGGCCATTGGCGAAGAAACCGGATCATTGGACTCCATGCTGGACAAAGTCGGTGACTTCTATGATCGGGAAGTGGATGAGGCCGTCGAGGGGATGACCGCTGCCATTGAGCCGATCATGATCGTTTTTCTCGGCGGTATCGTCGGAACGATTGTGGCCGGGATGTTCCTCCCCATGTTCAGCATCATTGGGACGCTCAGCAAATAG